A region of the Syntrophorhabdaceae bacterium genome:
CCCCCTCTATTTTCTTATGTACGCGACAAACGAAAAGATCAGCATCACGCAGATCGAGGGAAATTGGCCGCAGGCCGCATTCCCCACCATGGAGCAGCGAGAGGCGTTCGTAAAAGACTGGCCCCAGCTCCCGGATCCTAAATGGAAGGAGTGGCTCCTCAACTGGGAACAGTCAGGAGAGAAGGGCATACCATACTACCCTACCCCCGATATATGCTCTGAAATCGTCGATTGGATGGAGATGTTGCACAATATCGATGACGCCTGCTGTGTGTGCGCAGGTATGTCCTCATTCTGTCTCAAGCCCCCATATCACATACATAATTATCCTAAGATCATTTCGGCGGCTACCGGCCTTGATTTAGACGAGGCTGGTCTCAAGAAGATAGTGAACAGGAGCCGGAATTTGCACCGGGCGCTCAACAATAGATTGGGTATGACACGCTCTGACGAGAAACCGCCGGAAGACCACTGGAAAAAAAGGTTTCCCGATCTCGAAAAAAACCTCCTTGACACGTATTACACATTCAAGGGGTGGAATATGGACGGGGTCCCTACCAGAGAAAGATTACACGAATTGGATCTTGACTATGTTGCCGAAGACTTAGAAAAGAGAGGTATATTGAAAGATGGCCAGGATTAAGAAAATAATCAAGAGAATCAAGATAGATGCTGATAAATGCAACGGCTGCCGGGGATGTGAGATTGTCTGCTCCGCCTTTCACGCCACGCCGAAATATAGCAGCAATAACCCCGCCCGTTCCCGTATTCAGATCCTGACTAACCGACTTCAGGACAAATGGCTCCCTGTGTTTGCGGGCGAATACACACCCGCCGAATGCATGGGCAGAGACGTATACGTGATAGACGGCAAGGAATATGACGAGTGTGATTTCTGCAGGGCTGTCTGCCCATCGAGGGACATATTTAAGGAGCCCGATTCCGGCCTTCCGCTCAAATGCGACATGTGCGAAAATGATCCGCCCCTGGAAAAGCCCAAGTGCGTTGAAGTATGCGTGAATAATGTCCTCGTCTATGAAGAAAAGGAAGAGGAAGTGGAAGAAGAGAAGAGGCCAGAGGATGTGGAAATAGGGCTTACGTCCATGATAGACAAATACGGTGTGGAAAAGGTGGCGGACGCTATGGCCCGCCTGGCGCAATCAAAAAAGGCTTGATAAGACAAAATCACTGACCCTTGAGGACTCGATTCTATCCCGTGCCTTCATTCATATGTAAGGCCTAAACCGCACCTCTCAGGGGCTTGGGGGTTAATCGCCTCGATGACCCGATACCGATGAGCACAGAATAGCCCAACAGCGACCCACGAATCGCATGGCGACGGACTTAATGCGGGCTCGCTCGGAGACAAAACGAAGCCATGAAATGCGCCTTCGAACGGGGCTCGCCACGGCGCGCCTGTTTTTTCTCATTTGCTCTTGACAAGAATTAGACGATTTGATATTTTTTTCACAAGAGAAGGCACCGGCAAACAATAAAAGTACTAACAGGGGAGAATAGCCTTATTCATTCCGATAGGCGTGCGGGAATGTATCTATCGGATACACGTGTCGGCAGGAATGACGAGAGCTATACGACCTCATAAACGCGCAGGAGGTAGTTATGTCGCCAGTTAGCGCGACCTATTTTGGCATATCAGGATATGTCATCTTCTGGGTCATGTTCCTCATCACCATGGGTTTATTTGTACCGAGGATGGTTTTTCTCTACCGCCTCATGCGCCTCGGCAAGCCGGAAAACCGCTTTGACAGAATGGGGGAGAGGATCAAGAACATGTTCTTAGTGGTTATCCCCCAGTGGTGCACTCTGAAAAGCGTTACCGCAAAGGACCTGGCCGGTATCGGCCATGCGGTCATGTTCTGGGGCTTCAGCTTTTTTCTTCTAAGCTATATCGTGCTTATCGGTTTTAGCGAGGGACTTGGCCTTCGCTCCTTTATCATGGGGGGCGCTTTCGAAACAGCGTTCTTATCGATTCTCGATATCGCGGCAGTTCTCGTTATGCTCGCGATGGTATGGGCGGCCATCAGGCGTTACATCGTCCGGCCCGCCAGGCTGGAAATAAGCATTGAAGCCGGTTTTATCATGTTCCTGGTCTTCATCCTTATGGCGCTCCATCTCACCATCGAGAGCTTTGCGTTCGCCGCTCAAGGCGAGACATCGGGCTTACCTCCCATAACGACTACCATAGCCGGCTTCCTCACGGGCGCGGGTATAGCTAAGGATACTTTGATCGCCGTATCCCACGGGGCATGGTGGCTTCATTACACGGTGATCCTCGTCTTCACCATATATATACCCAGGTCCAAGCATCTCCATGTGCTTGCCTCCGCATTTAATGTTCTGTTCCGGCCGCTCGACCGCAAGGTTGTGCTTGAGCCCATTCCTCTCGAAGCCCTTGAGGCCATGGAAAGCGAAGGGTCCGTGGATCTCGGCGTATCAAAGCTCCAGGACCTGAAATGGAAGGATATTCTCGATACGTATGCATGCGCGAAATGCGGCCGGTGCCACGTGGGCTGCCCCGCGCAGGCAAGCGGCAAGACCCTGTCGCCGAGGGAGTTTCTCCGGCACATCAAAGACCATTTGCTTGAGGACGGGCCTCAGCTACTTCAGACCAATGGAGCACAACCCGGGGAGGGTCAGGGCAAGAATCTCATCGGCGATGTGGTAACCGAGGACGAAATCTGGGCCTGCACCACCTGCGGCGCCTGCCAGGAGGTATGTCCGGTAAGCATCGAGCACGTGCGCAAGCTTATCCAGATGAGACAAAATCTCGTGCTTGCCCAGAACAAGATGCCCGAGAGCGCCCAGCTCATGTTAAGAAACATGCAAACCAGAGGCAATCCCTGGGCCGGCGCCCAGTCGCTGAGATTACGAGGAGATTGGACGAATGACATGGGGTTGAAGATACTCGGCGCAACTGACGAAAGCGTGGACACCCTGTTCTGGGTGGGTTGCACAGGGGCACTAATTGACCGTAACGTGCTCGCCACCCTGTCGCTCGTCAAGGTGCTCAAAGCAGCCGGCGTCGATTTCGGCGTGTTGGGTGAGGCGGAACCGTGCTGCGGCGATCCCGCGCGGAGAGCGGGCTACGAGTTCCAGTTCCAGATCTCGGCAGAGGAAAACATTGAGATATTCAGGACCTACAATATCAAAAAGATCATCACCTCCTGTCCCCACTGTTACAACGCCTTAAAGAACGAGTACCCTCTCTACGGCGGCGATTTTTTCCAGGTGGTCCACTATACGCAGGTTATAGCCGACCTACTGAGCGAGGGTAAACTGAAACTGGCGAGCGACGCTAATTCCCTCATTGCCTACCACGATCCCTGCTATTTGAGCCGTTATAATGAAGTGTATAAGGAACCCCGCCGGATCATTGAGAGTATCCCGAAGACAAGGTTAAAGGAGATGGAACGCTCGAAAAAGACGACCTTCTGCTGCGGCGGCGGAGGCGGACACATGTGGATAGAAGAACAGCACGGCACCACAAAAATCAACCATGTGCGTATGGACGAAGTCATCAAAACCGGAGCCGATACGGTGGTGACCTCATGTCCTTACTGTCTGCAAATGCTTGAAGAGGGCATCGAACAAAAAGGTGTTAAGGACTCGTTGAAGGCAAAAGATCTCATCGAAGTTGTTGAAGCAGCTATGAAACAATCTTAACCAGGAAAGGAGATTATATGAATATCATCGTCTGTATTAAACAAGTGCTTGACCCCGAGATACCACCGGCCAAATTTAAGATCGACCCGGAAACCAAGCAGGTGATCCCTCCTCAAGGGGTACCTCCGGTGATCAGTGTGTACGATGAGCGTGCGGTAGAGGCTGCGTGCAGGCTTAAAGACAAGCTCAAGGGAAAGATCACCGTGCTGAGCTTAGGCTCGGATAAAGCCGCCGATATCGTCAAACACGCCATCTCCATGGGCGCGGATGACGGGTTTGTTCTGTCCGACCCCGCCTTCGACAACCTCGATAGTTTCGGCATCGCCCACGTGCTCTCAAAAGCCATTCAGAAA
Encoded here:
- a CDS encoding (Fe-S)-binding protein gives rise to the protein MSPVSATYFGISGYVIFWVMFLITMGLFVPRMVFLYRLMRLGKPENRFDRMGERIKNMFLVVIPQWCTLKSVTAKDLAGIGHAVMFWGFSFFLLSYIVLIGFSEGLGLRSFIMGGAFETAFLSILDIAAVLVMLAMVWAAIRRYIVRPARLEISIEAGFIMFLVFILMALHLTIESFAFAAQGETSGLPPITTTIAGFLTGAGIAKDTLIAVSHGAWWLHYTVILVFTIYIPRSKHLHVLASAFNVLFRPLDRKVVLEPIPLEALEAMESEGSVDLGVSKLQDLKWKDILDTYACAKCGRCHVGCPAQASGKTLSPREFLRHIKDHLLEDGPQLLQTNGAQPGEGQGKNLIGDVVTEDEIWACTTCGACQEVCPVSIEHVRKLIQMRQNLVLAQNKMPESAQLMLRNMQTRGNPWAGAQSLRLRGDWTNDMGLKILGATDESVDTLFWVGCTGALIDRNVLATLSLVKVLKAAGVDFGVLGEAEPCCGDPARRAGYEFQFQISAEENIEIFRTYNIKKIITSCPHCYNALKNEYPLYGGDFFQVVHYTQVIADLLSEGKLKLASDANSLIAYHDPCYLSRYNEVYKEPRRIIESIPKTRLKEMERSKKTTFCCGGGGGHMWIEEQHGTTKINHVRMDEVIKTGADTVVTSCPYCLQMLEEGIEQKGVKDSLKAKDLIEVVEAAMKQS